In Hyphomicrobiales bacterium, a single window of DNA contains:
- a CDS encoding DUF898 domain-containing protein, translating into MTESLPPSAPERLTFTYVPRAGLLKLTIVNFLLSVLTFSIYRFWAKTNVRKHIWSCVHVNGEPLEYTGRGKELFMGALMVFVFLVLPIVLVTGGISLMYGPDSPLLIIPQMIIIFAIYIFWGFAIYKARKYQLSRTQWRGIRGTLAGSAMTYSLLYFGSLLAKGMSLGWATPVMNTVLQEQMTNDMRFGDAAFKFKGRAGPLYPTYAVCWILSCAALVGAVVLAVITIAGSQALQDFFTGPSELSKPAEIVAYVFIGLAVFLVLTALIIPMLWSIYIARELRTFAAYTRFDGAQFSLDASAGSVIWLSVVNILILIFTLGIGWPFINQRLVRFVVDRLSLQGMIDVDRIRQSQVPLDKRGEGLADAFDVGGL; encoded by the coding sequence ATGACCGAATCCCTTCCGCCGTCCGCGCCAGAACGCCTGACCTTCACCTATGTCCCCCGGGCGGGCCTGCTGAAACTGACGATCGTCAATTTCCTGCTGTCGGTGCTTACCTTCTCGATCTACCGGTTCTGGGCCAAGACGAATGTGCGCAAGCACATCTGGTCTTGCGTCCATGTCAACGGCGAACCGCTGGAATACACCGGGCGAGGCAAGGAACTGTTCATGGGGGCGCTGATGGTGTTCGTCTTCCTCGTTCTGCCCATCGTGTTGGTGACGGGGGGAATCAGTCTCATGTACGGGCCGGACTCGCCGCTTCTCATCATTCCGCAGATGATCATCATCTTTGCGATCTACATCTTCTGGGGCTTTGCCATCTACAAAGCGCGCAAGTACCAGCTGTCGCGCACCCAGTGGCGAGGCATCCGGGGCACGCTGGCGGGATCGGCCATGACCTACAGCCTTCTGTATTTCGGCTCGCTCCTCGCCAAGGGCATGTCACTGGGCTGGGCCACGCCGGTCATGAATACGGTGCTGCAAGAGCAGATGACCAACGACATGCGCTTCGGCGATGCCGCCTTCAAGTTCAAGGGCCGTGCCGGCCCCCTCTATCCCACCTATGCGGTCTGCTGGATCCTGTCCTGCGCAGCCCTCGTCGGGGCCGTGGTGCTGGCTGTCATCACCATCGCCGGATCCCAGGCGCTGCAGGATTTTTTCACCGGCCCCAGTGAACTTTCCAAGCCGGCGGAGATCGTCGCTTACGTCTTCATCGGCCTCGCTGTCTTCCTGGTGTTGACGGCGCTCATCATCCCCATGCTGTGGTCGATCTACATCGCGCGCGAACTGCGCACCTTCGCGGCCTACACGCGCTTCGACGGCGCGCAGTTTTCCCTCGATGCCTCGGCCGGGTCGGTGATCTGGCTCAGCGTGGTCAACATCCTGATCCTCATCTTCACCCTTGGCATCGGCTGGCCCTTCATCAACCAGCGTCTGGTGCGCTTTGTCGTGGACCGCCTTTCGCTGCAGGGCATGATTGACGTGGACCGCATCCGGCAATCGCAGGTGCCGCTGGACAAGCGTGGCGAGGGTCTTGCGGACGCCTTCGATGTCGGAGGTCTGTGA
- a CDS encoding sel1 repeat family protein — MIGLRAGAGLKAGRWVHLGTLLLLVWAAIAALHAPAFAQEEPSEEDRSGFFRYLQAVPQVRLPKLDLVPFWTDDLKKGRKAYNKGDYGRAFKFFGRASEDGNSVADWYLGHMYRLGRGVSASDAMAYSYYQRVAENFDPDEPDHKRLQIMVDSQIWIAYYIRHGVPEAGIKADPGRAARVYLRLASTYGHPEASFALGVMSLKGEGMKKNPQQGLKWLTAAARKRHPGAQAYLGDLYWRGNAVKQDQVRALMWYVLASQTANPSEDRKIIERYNELNSALEEDERLEAEARARVWADQYPAPSQ; from the coding sequence GTGATCGGGTTGCGGGCAGGCGCTGGATTGAAAGCGGGTAGGTGGGTGCACCTCGGCACGCTTCTGCTGCTTGTTTGGGCTGCAATTGCTGCCCTTCACGCCCCGGCCTTCGCCCAGGAAGAACCCAGCGAGGAGGACCGTTCCGGCTTCTTCCGCTACCTGCAGGCGGTGCCGCAGGTGAGACTGCCCAAACTTGATCTCGTCCCGTTCTGGACGGATGACCTCAAGAAAGGCCGCAAGGCCTACAACAAGGGCGATTATGGCAGGGCCTTCAAGTTCTTTGGCCGCGCCTCGGAAGACGGCAACTCCGTCGCCGACTGGTATCTCGGCCACATGTACCGGCTGGGCCGGGGCGTATCGGCGAGCGATGCCATGGCCTACAGCTACTACCAGCGTGTGGCCGAAAATTTCGATCCCGACGAGCCCGACCACAAACGCCTCCAGATCATGGTCGATAGCCAGATCTGGATTGCCTATTACATCCGCCATGGCGTGCCGGAAGCCGGCATCAAGGCCGATCCGGGGCGTGCCGCCCGCGTCTATCTCCGCCTCGCCTCCACCTATGGCCATCCAGAAGCGAGCTTTGCGCTGGGTGTCATGAGCCTGAAGGGCGAGGGCATGAAGAAGAACCCGCAGCAGGGCCTGAAATGGCTCACCGCGGCCGCCCGCAAGCGCCACCCAGGTGCACAAGCCTACCTGGGCGATCTCTACTGGCGCGGCAATGCCGTGAAACAGGATCAGGTGCGCGCCCTCATGTGGTATGTGCTGGCCTCGCAGACGGCCAATCCGTCCGAAGACCGCAAGATCATCGAGCGCTACAACGAGTTGAACAGCGCGCTGGAGGAAGACGAGCGTCTGGAAGCTGAAGCCCGCGCCCGCGTCTGGGCCGACCAGTATCCCGCCCCGTCGCAATAG
- a CDS encoding YbaN family protein, whose amino-acid sequence MSANRFAKPFFLALGWISVLLGLVGIALPILPTTPFLIVAVWAFSKASPELAEKIRNHPTAGPYIRDWQDHGVIPLRAKMLATAMMLGAAAVLFFWSSILWVPAVAAGIMAAVGVYIWTRPSRHD is encoded by the coding sequence ATGAGTGCCAACCGCTTCGCGAAACCGTTCTTTCTTGCCTTGGGTTGGATCAGTGTCCTGCTTGGGCTTGTGGGCATCGCCCTCCCCATTTTGCCGACCACGCCCTTCCTCATCGTGGCAGTTTGGGCCTTCAGCAAAGCCTCACCGGAGCTTGCCGAGAAGATCCGCAATCATCCGACAGCAGGCCCTTACATCCGCGACTGGCAGGACCATGGCGTCATTCCCTTGCGCGCCAAGATGCTGGCTACGGCGATGATGCTTGGCGCCGCCGCCGTACTGTTCTTCTGGAGCAGTATCCTGTGGGTTCCTGCCGTGGCGGCGGGCATCATGGCGGCGGTTGGTGTCTATATCTGGACGCGGCCGTCACGCCACGATTGA
- a CDS encoding DUF502 domain-containing protein: MAELDPKKPDSEEQKRSFLGRLRAYFFTGVVIIAPAAITVWATLWFISLFDSVVKPLIPLHYNPDTYLPFKVPGTGLVVALLIITAVGALAANLVGRTLIGWWDSIIHRTPVVRSVYKGSKQIFQTIFADKGTNFKFVCRVRWPHRDMWTIAFVSRELDGGQIGLETGRKMYAVYVATTPNPTGGYVVFVDEAEVDILPMSVEDGLKLVISMGLVFPDRPTAAAEKIATIPPAVESPRLAPQRAKPARKVRRTK; this comes from the coding sequence ATGGCCGAATTGGACCCGAAAAAGCCCGACAGCGAGGAACAGAAACGATCGTTTCTGGGGCGTCTGCGCGCCTATTTCTTCACCGGTGTGGTCATCATCGCCCCCGCCGCCATCACCGTGTGGGCAACACTGTGGTTCATCTCGCTGTTTGACAGCGTGGTGAAGCCACTCATTCCCTTGCACTACAATCCGGATACGTATCTCCCCTTCAAGGTTCCGGGAACAGGCCTTGTGGTGGCACTGCTCATCATCACGGCGGTGGGTGCTCTCGCGGCCAACCTCGTGGGCCGCACCTTGATCGGTTGGTGGGATAGCATCATCCACCGCACGCCGGTGGTCCGCTCCGTCTACAAGGGATCGAAGCAGATCTTTCAGACGATCTTTGCCGACAAGGGCACCAACTTCAAATTCGTCTGCCGGGTCCGCTGGCCACACCGCGACATGTGGACGATTGCCTTTGTCTCCCGCGAGCTGGATGGCGGGCAGATCGGATTGGAAACGGGCCGCAAGATGTATGCCGTCTACGTCGCCACGACGCCCAATCCCACCGGTGGTTATGTGGTCTTCGTCGACGAAGCCGAGGTGGACATCCTGCCGATGAGTGTCGAGGACGGACTGAAGCTGGTGATTTCCATGGGACTGGTGTTCCCCGACCGGCCAACAGCGGCTGCGGAAAAGATCGCAACGATTCCTCCCGCCGTGGAAAGCCCCAGACTGGCGCCGCAACGGGCGAAGCCGGCCCGCAAGGTCCGCCGCACGAAATAG